Proteins encoded in a region of the Apostichopus japonicus isolate 1M-3 chromosome 19, ASM3797524v1, whole genome shotgun sequence genome:
- the LOC139960195 gene encoding tRNA-splicing endonuclease subunit Sen54-like, with translation MDECERVDVLGPQDLVHYHKLDPHLPRSGIKAAEPDGSSAQAIRLSQMQAQQREILDEEKVAKFGSLSSGDWNHDLELIEVKSLKGKFWQTMGYNAGVKKYLYPEEGLFLMEMNAFEIRYHGVPMSLQQAYELLIPREFTLEEYQTYAYLMRLGYIVTRHKQCDVTEYEQRIKLYQQNSSRQKRACKKVQVWFDQMTKKIKVPNNSDSGDLTDESYYSSSSGNGFSVNSAGDLNTKVKQALQDLEEKCPSSEAEDGSNDNSSFYSDGPISQLSAENLEKVDSDFNYSVVNLLDYHQKHCSSSSEFTGKIVKRKHSSWYITKANGSSSGSSIQQGMKPAKVRRRDSWDLSKGLGWSQEQTNLPDHMKEEATTTLTKKEDKGKTKLQSSDLGSSDPSLCESSINIDEFLLTVVNQITDVKDRRQKSNNIKSRPYSTWNFTTIHIPDMGSRPLDPKLMDLPMKGAPPPPKVKKVEIISEKYQGGKGDDGSITSLNELTSGFHTSDSAPEQSLSYMLDKGSMLLNNRLVAPSNWMEYKEMMKNPEGDLDELLTSPVGHLWSGEVKPLVKPSDAVNSEALLKKLQVIQSAEVKEMSRSCVPLCKDVKIAFDVHLPDSSFKKTCPGKPAFHIVVFSIHDPVPDYSTQMSILQQTGLVPLLFAIVESADVMFCCFRDVQVPIDFS, from the exons ATGGATGAATGCGAGAGAGTCGATGTGCTCGG GCCTCAGGATCTAGTGCACTATCATAAACTGGACCCTCACCTCCCTCGCAGTGGCATCAAAGCAGCCGAACCAGATGGCTCGAGCGCACAAGCCATTCGTCTCAGTCAGATGCAAGCGCAGCAGAGAGAAATATTGGATGAGGAAAAGGTTGCAAAGTT TGGTAGTCTATCAAGCGGTGATTGGAACCACGACTTGGAGTTGATCGAAGTAAAATCATTGAAG GGAAAGTTTTGGCAGACTATGGGGTACAATGCCGGTGTTAAGAAGTACCTTTACCCAGAGGAGGGCCTCTTTCTTATGGAGATG AATGCCTTTGAGATCCGTTACCACGGTGTGCCTATGTCATTGCAACAAGCGTACGAGCTTCTCATTCCAAGAGAGTTTACACTGGAAGAATATCAG ACTTATGCTTATCTCATGCGACTTGGTTACATCGTGACAAGGCACAAACA GTGTGATGTGACAGAGTACGAACAGCGCATCAAACTCTATCAACAAAACAGCAGCCGTCAAAAACGTGCATGTAAGAAGGTGCAAGTCTGGTTCGACCAAATGACCAAGAAGATCAAGGTGCCGAATAACAGCGATAGCGGCGATCTGACCGACGAGTCCTACTACAGTAGTTCCAGCGGTAACGGTTTCTCGGTCAACTCTGCCGGTGACCTCAACACAAAGGTCAAGCAGGCGCTGCAGGACTTGGAAGAGAAGTGTCCGAGCAGTGAGGCCGAAGACGGCTCCAACGATAACAGCTCGTTCTATTCGGACGGACCCATTTCTCAACTCTCCGCCGAGAACTTGGAGAAGGTCGACTCGGACTTCAATTATTCCGTGGTCAATCTGCTGGACTACCATCAGAAGCACTGCAGCTCCAGCAGTGAGTTCACGGGTAAGATCGTGAAGAGAAAACATTCGTCCTGGTACATCACCAAGGCCAACGGCAGTTCCAGCGGGAGCAGCATCCAGCAAGGAATGAAGCCTGCCAAAGTGAGGAGGAGAGATTCCTGGGATTTGTCCAAGGGACTCGGATGGAGCCAGGAACAAACGAACTTGCCAGACCACATGAAAGAGGAAGCAACTACTACCTTGACGAAGAAAGAGGACAAGGGGAAGACGAAGCTGCAGAGCTCCGACTTAGGCTCCTCCGATCCGTCGCTCTGCGAGTCATCCATAAACATTGACGAATTCCTGCTCACGGTCGTCAACCAGATCACGGACGTGAAGGACCGCCGCCAAAAGAGTAACAATATTAAAAGCCGCCCGTATTCGACTTGGAACTTCACTACAATTCACATTCCCGATATGGGATCCAGGCCCTTAGACCCAAAGTTGATGGACTTACCCATGAAGGGGGCTCCTCCTCCACCAAAGGTGAAGAAGGTTGAAATAATATCAGAAAAGTATCAAGGAGGAAAAGGGGATGACGGATCAATCACCAGCCTCAACGAATTGACATCTGGGTTTCACACTTCAGATTCGGCCCCCGAACAGTCTCTCTCGTACATGCTGGACAAGGGGAGCATGCTCTTGAACAACCGGCTGGTCGCACCGTCGAACTGGATGGAGTATAAGGAGATGATGAAAAACCCAGAGGGAGACCTGGACGAATTACTCACCTCTCCCGTCGGTCACCTCTGGAGTGGTGAAGTCAAGCCATTGGTGAAGCCTTCTGATGCTGTTAATAGTG AAGCCTTGTTGAAGAAATTACAAGTTATACAATCTGCGGAAGTGAAAGAGATGTCACG GTCATGTGTTCCTCTGTGTAAAGATGTGAAGATTGCCTTTGATGTTCATCTACCAGACAGTTCCTTCAAGAAGACTTGTCCGGGCAAACCAGCCTTTCACATCGTGGTATTTAG TATCCATGATCCTGTTCCGGACTACAGCACTCAGATGAGCATCCTCCAACAAACGGGCCTGGTACCGTTACTATTTGCCATAGTAGAGAGCGCCGACGTGATGTTTTGCTGCTTCAGAGATGTTCAAGTACCTATAGATTTCAGCTAA